A portion of the Sulfuricurvum kujiense DSM 16994 genome contains these proteins:
- a CDS encoding HD-GYP domain-containing protein, translating into MSTSVKQKNSVKRFFQNNVLALFFIRLGVISVTVTLLGISSIYWYIERENAKRIDALINKEFIDFEKHLKGLELGNLETRKLFISRMNELMESHQMLILDIRETDGTELFAVAKTPDTDMVQLFRRFDPDVSETISYHLVPADPDNLILIFAKSLPINHTSTIVLKAAIPLKSETVLAMRKGMRIVFIGTTVILLLVIVAIFPIIYRQYRQLQSDKTELLYSNFNLVRVLGDVVAMRDSDTSEHNYRVTYYTIRLAEKMNVPPEALPALIKGAFLHDVGKIGISDTILLKPGRLDENEFSIMKQHVDLGTALIQKIPWCDDALAVIGFHHEKFDGSGYPNGLKGEEIPLTARIFAVVDVFDALVSVRPYKQAFTFQHAIESIREGSGRHFDPMVVISFCDIAECILNDVSDKNIDELEKLIREAISPYALILGYGRMTD; encoded by the coding sequence ATGAGTACATCGGTAAAGCAGAAAAATTCTGTCAAAAGATTTTTTCAGAACAATGTGCTTGCTTTGTTTTTTATTCGATTGGGTGTTATCTCTGTCACCGTAACCTTATTAGGAATCAGCAGTATTTATTGGTACATTGAACGAGAAAATGCGAAACGGATCGATGCGCTTATCAATAAGGAGTTCATCGATTTTGAAAAACATTTAAAGGGATTGGAACTCGGCAATCTTGAAACCCGGAAGCTATTCATTTCCCGTATGAATGAATTGATGGAGTCTCATCAAATGTTAATACTGGATATACGTGAAACGGATGGAACAGAGCTGTTTGCGGTTGCCAAAACACCCGACACCGATATGGTGCAATTATTCCGCCGTTTTGATCCGGATGTTTCGGAAACAATTAGTTACCACTTGGTCCCTGCCGATCCCGACAACCTGATATTGATATTCGCAAAAAGTCTTCCGATAAATCATACATCGACGATTGTACTGAAAGCTGCCATTCCGTTGAAATCTGAAACCGTACTTGCGATGCGCAAAGGGATGAGGATCGTATTCATCGGTACGACGGTCATTTTATTATTGGTCATCGTGGCGATTTTTCCGATAATCTACCGGCAATATCGGCAGCTTCAATCGGATAAAACGGAGCTGTTATACAGCAATTTTAACTTAGTGCGGGTTTTAGGAGATGTGGTGGCTATGCGTGATAGCGATACATCGGAACACAACTATCGCGTAACCTACTACACCATCCGACTAGCGGAAAAAATGAATGTGCCGCCGGAAGCATTGCCTGCATTAATCAAAGGGGCATTTCTGCACGATGTCGGTAAGATCGGAATAAGCGATACGATTTTGTTAAAACCGGGCCGTTTGGACGAAAACGAATTCAGTATCATGAAACAGCATGTGGATTTAGGAACAGCGCTTATTCAAAAGATCCCGTGGTGCGATGACGCTTTAGCGGTTATCGGTTTTCATCATGAAAAATTTGACGGCAGCGGTTATCCCAACGGTTTAAAAGGGGAAGAAATCCCTTTGACAGCAAGAATATTTGCGGTCGTTGATGTTTTTGACGCACTTGTATCCGTACGGCCTTATAAACAGGCATTTACTTTTCAACACGCTATCGAGTCTATCCGTGAGGGGAGCGGAAGGCACTTTGACCCGATGGTAGTGATTTCATTTTGTGACATTGCGGAATGTATCTTGAATGATGTTTCCGATAAAAATATCGATGAACTTGAAAAACTGATACGTGAGGCTATTTCCCCTTACGCCCTTATATTGGGGTATGGAAGAATGACGGATTAA
- a CDS encoding TetR/AcrR family transcriptional regulator translates to MKEKKAAPYHHGNLKEELLQTALEMIDTDGLDSITLRDLTQRLGTSRTAVYRHFESKEALILGVIEKGYEQLNLIFTPIFQDKSRSVDVRFEAMGRAYLDFAIEHPNLYRLLFGEMYRKERAEICDYKDETQATGLYALIGLLTEAQEEGIIARENPMVQAATVWASIHGLASLLIDGHLLMSDNLEEIYSYSQAVLLKGLR, encoded by the coding sequence ATGAAAGAGAAAAAAGCCGCCCCCTATCATCACGGAAACCTCAAAGAAGAGCTGTTGCAAACGGCATTGGAGATGATCGACACGGATGGACTCGACAGTATTACCCTTCGCGATCTGACGCAGCGGCTCGGGACATCACGAACGGCGGTTTACCGCCATTTTGAGAGCAAAGAGGCATTGATACTCGGGGTGATCGAAAAAGGGTATGAGCAGCTGAATCTGATATTTACTCCTATTTTTCAGGATAAGAGCCGCAGTGTAGATGTTCGGTTTGAAGCGATGGGGAGGGCGTATCTCGATTTCGCGATCGAGCATCCGAATCTCTATCGTCTTCTTTTCGGGGAGATGTACCGAAAAGAACGCGCAGAGATCTGCGACTACAAAGACGAGACGCAGGCAACGGGACTGTATGCCCTGATCGGTCTTTTAACCGAGGCTCAGGAAGAGGGGATAATCGCTCGGGAGAATCCGATGGTACAGGCGGCAACGGTGTGGGCATCGATCCACGGCCTCGCGTCGTTGTTGATCGACGGCCACCTGCTGATGAGCGACAATCTTGAAGAAATCTATAGCTACAGCCAAGCGGTGTTGCTAAAAGGTTTGCGTTAA